A region of Paractinoplanes abujensis DNA encodes the following proteins:
- a CDS encoding UDP-glucose dehydrogenase family protein, whose amino-acid sequence MRVCVVGTGYVGLTTGVSLAFLGHQVTCIDLDQEKVDMLRAGKCPIYEPGMEELLAEAAPNLTFTTSYAEGVPGADVVFVAVQTPSAADGSPDLRYLRSAAESVAQNLDHEFTVVVNKSTVPIGSGNWVDAILRDSFAQRADRPEVCEFSVASNPEFLREGNAIHDTLFPDRIVIGSDNPRALEVLNHLYRPLINQTFTPPAFQPRPDDTTAVPLVSTDLASAELIKYAANAFLALKISYVNEIGQLAGKVGADITEVARGIGLDQRIGSRFLEPGVGWGGSCFGKDTKALIATASEYNYDMPIVKAARDVNQRQREIAVERLQSELRILKGRKIGLLGVAFKPNTDDLRDSPALDIAGLLIARGARVKLHDPIAGDRFRREYPEMAPHLSDTLDGVFDDCDAVVLVTKWAQYIELDWGKFVGLMRTPIVLDGRNVLDADRMARLGFKYLSMAD is encoded by the coding sequence ATGAGGGTTTGTGTTGTCGGCACCGGCTATGTCGGGCTGACCACCGGTGTGAGCCTGGCCTTCCTGGGACACCAGGTGACCTGCATCGACCTCGACCAGGAAAAGGTCGACATGCTGCGCGCGGGCAAGTGCCCGATCTACGAGCCCGGCATGGAGGAACTGCTCGCCGAGGCCGCGCCCAACCTCACGTTCACCACCAGCTACGCCGAGGGCGTGCCGGGCGCCGACGTGGTCTTCGTGGCGGTGCAGACCCCGTCCGCGGCCGACGGCAGCCCCGATCTGCGCTACCTGCGTTCGGCGGCCGAGAGCGTCGCCCAAAATCTCGACCACGAGTTCACCGTGGTGGTCAACAAGTCGACCGTTCCGATCGGCTCCGGCAACTGGGTCGACGCGATTCTGCGCGATTCGTTCGCCCAGCGCGCCGACCGGCCCGAGGTGTGCGAATTCTCGGTCGCGTCGAATCCGGAGTTCCTGCGCGAGGGCAACGCGATCCACGACACGCTGTTCCCCGATCGCATCGTCATCGGGTCGGACAATCCGCGCGCCCTCGAGGTGCTCAACCACCTCTACCGCCCGCTGATCAACCAGACCTTCACGCCGCCCGCGTTCCAGCCCCGGCCCGACGACACCACTGCCGTCCCGCTGGTCTCGACGGACCTGGCCAGCGCCGAGCTGATCAAGTACGCGGCCAACGCGTTCCTGGCCCTGAAGATCAGCTACGTGAACGAGATCGGCCAGCTGGCCGGCAAGGTCGGCGCCGACATCACCGAGGTGGCCCGGGGCATCGGCCTCGACCAGCGGATCGGCTCGCGGTTCCTCGAGCCCGGCGTGGGCTGGGGCGGCTCCTGCTTCGGCAAGGACACCAAGGCCCTGATCGCGACCGCGTCGGAATACAACTACGACATGCCGATCGTGAAGGCGGCCCGCGACGTCAACCAGCGCCAGCGCGAGATCGCGGTCGAGCGGCTGCAGTCCGAGCTGCGCATCCTCAAGGGCCGCAAGATCGGCCTGCTCGGCGTGGCGTTCAAGCCCAACACCGACGACCTGCGCGACTCGCCCGCACTCGACATCGCGGGCCTGCTGATCGCCCGGGGCGCCCGGGTCAAGCTGCACGACCCGATCGCCGGTGACCGCTTCCGCCGGGAGTACCCCGAGATGGCGCCGCACCTGAGCGACACGCTGGACGGCGTCTTCGACGACTGCGACGCCGTGGTCCTGGTGACCAAGTGGGCGCAGTACATCGAGCTCGACTGGGGCAAGTTCGTCGGCCTCATGCGGACGCCGATCGTGCTGGACGGCCGCAACGTGCTCGACGCCGACCGGATGGCCCGGCTGGGCTTCAAGTACCTCTCGATGGCCGACTGA
- a CDS encoding cellulose binding domain-containing protein, whose product MRRSTVAAVVTAALLSASALVLAQPLRAAAEAADPYVWKNVRIDGGGFVPGIVFNPGERNLIYARTDIGGAYRWNESAQSWTPLLDWVGQDNWGYNGVLSIAPDPVDTNRVYAAVGMYTNSWDPNNGAILRSSDKGATWQATALPFKNGGNMPGRGMGERLAVDPRNNRNVYFAAEGGNGLWRSTDYGVTWGKVANFPNVGNYVQDPGDPNGYLNQNQGLTWVTFGAANQIYVGVADKENPVYRSLDNGATWERVPGQPTGYIAHKGVVQGNYLFIATSDTGGPYDGGAGQVQRLDTTTGVWTDISPTPAAQSPYYGYSGLTVDRQKPGTLMVATQISWWPDAIFFRSTDNGATWTRIWDFTSYPSVSKRYTMDISANPWLDFNTNPQPPESTPKLGWMNESLEIDPFNSDRMLYGTGATVYGTTQLTNWDKNTTFTIKPYARGLEETAVLDLASPPSGAPLVSALGDIGGFHHAALDAVQPSFHDTPALGSNTSLDFAELNPLVFARVGNADAAPHIGISSDGGKNWYQGQEPGGVTGGGTIAVGADAGSMVWSPAGAGVHYSTTRGSSWTASSGVPAGAIVESDRVDPRTFYAYAAGKFYTSKDGGVSFTASAATLPSTGRLHFKAVPGAAGHVWFAGESGLLRSTDAGATFTKVASVASGINVAFGKAAPEATHPAVFLVGTVGGVTGVFRSDDTGTSWVRINDDQHQYGNAGDALAGDPRIYGRVYLGTNGRGILYADRTGGTPATPPTTPPTTPPTTPPTAPPTTPPTTPPTTPPAPPGGCTASYKITGTWSGGFQGEVTVTNTGTNPTSAWSVGWTFTAGQSVTQLWGGAHTQTGTAVSVRNASWNGALAAGASTTFGFLGSLSGSTNPVPSPVTCAPA is encoded by the coding sequence ATGCGAAGGTCCACCGTCGCCGCGGTCGTCACCGCCGCCCTGCTCAGCGCGTCCGCCCTGGTGCTGGCCCAGCCGCTGAGGGCCGCCGCGGAGGCCGCCGACCCGTACGTCTGGAAGAACGTGCGGATCGACGGCGGCGGCTTCGTGCCCGGCATCGTGTTCAACCCCGGCGAACGCAACCTGATCTACGCCCGCACCGACATCGGCGGCGCCTACCGGTGGAACGAGAGCGCTCAGAGCTGGACGCCGCTGCTCGACTGGGTCGGGCAGGACAACTGGGGCTACAACGGCGTGCTGAGCATCGCGCCCGACCCGGTCGACACCAACCGGGTCTACGCGGCCGTCGGCATGTACACCAACAGCTGGGACCCGAACAACGGCGCGATCCTGCGGTCGTCCGACAAGGGCGCCACCTGGCAGGCCACCGCGCTGCCGTTCAAGAACGGCGGGAACATGCCGGGCCGGGGCATGGGCGAGCGGCTCGCCGTCGACCCGCGCAACAACCGGAACGTCTATTTCGCCGCGGAGGGCGGCAACGGGCTCTGGCGCAGCACCGACTACGGCGTCACCTGGGGCAAGGTCGCGAACTTCCCCAACGTCGGCAACTACGTGCAGGACCCGGGCGACCCGAACGGCTATCTGAACCAGAACCAGGGCCTGACCTGGGTCACCTTCGGCGCGGCGAACCAGATCTACGTCGGCGTGGCGGACAAGGAGAACCCGGTCTACCGCTCGCTGGACAACGGCGCGACCTGGGAACGGGTGCCGGGCCAGCCCACCGGCTACATCGCGCACAAGGGCGTCGTACAGGGAAATTATCTCTTCATCGCGACCAGTGACACCGGCGGCCCGTACGACGGCGGCGCGGGCCAGGTGCAGCGGCTCGACACGACCACCGGGGTCTGGACCGACATCTCGCCCACCCCGGCCGCCCAATCGCCGTACTACGGCTACTCGGGCCTGACCGTCGACCGGCAGAAACCCGGCACGCTGATGGTGGCCACGCAGATCTCCTGGTGGCCCGACGCGATCTTCTTCCGCAGCACCGACAACGGCGCCACCTGGACCCGGATCTGGGACTTCACCAGCTATCCGTCGGTGTCCAAGCGCTACACCATGGACATCTCGGCCAACCCGTGGCTGGACTTCAACACCAACCCGCAGCCGCCCGAGTCGACCCCGAAGCTGGGCTGGATGAACGAGTCGCTGGAGATCGACCCGTTCAACTCCGACCGCATGCTGTACGGCACCGGCGCCACCGTCTACGGCACGACCCAGCTGACCAACTGGGACAAGAACACGACGTTCACCATCAAGCCGTACGCCCGGGGGCTCGAGGAGACGGCGGTCCTCGACCTGGCCAGCCCGCCCTCGGGCGCCCCGCTGGTCAGCGCGCTGGGTGACATCGGCGGTTTCCACCACGCCGCGCTCGACGCGGTGCAGCCGAGCTTCCACGACACGCCCGCGCTGGGCAGCAACACATCGCTGGACTTCGCCGAGCTCAACCCGCTGGTGTTCGCCCGGGTCGGCAACGCGGACGCGGCCCCGCACATCGGCATCTCGAGCGACGGCGGCAAGAACTGGTACCAGGGGCAGGAACCGGGCGGGGTCACCGGCGGCGGCACGATCGCGGTCGGCGCCGACGCGGGCTCGATGGTCTGGTCGCCGGCCGGGGCGGGCGTGCACTACTCGACCACCCGCGGCAGCTCGTGGACGGCCTCGAGCGGCGTGCCGGCGGGGGCGATCGTCGAGAGCGACCGCGTCGACCCCAGGACCTTCTACGCGTACGCGGCGGGCAAGTTCTACACGAGCAAGGACGGCGGCGTCTCGTTCACCGCGTCGGCGGCCACCCTGCCCAGCACCGGCCGGCTGCACTTCAAGGCGGTGCCGGGCGCGGCCGGGCACGTCTGGTTCGCGGGGGAGAGCGGGCTGCTGCGCTCGACCGACGCCGGGGCCACGTTCACCAAGGTCGCGTCGGTCGCGTCGGGCATCAACGTCGCGTTCGGCAAGGCGGCGCCGGAAGCCACCCACCCCGCCGTCTTCCTGGTCGGCACGGTGGGCGGCGTCACCGGGGTGTTCCGGTCCGACGACACCGGTACGTCGTGGGTCCGCATCAACGACGACCAGCACCAGTACGGCAACGCGGGCGACGCCCTGGCCGGCGACCCCCGGATCTACGGGCGCGTCTACCTGGGCACCAACGGCCGGGGCATCCTGTACGCGGATCGGACCGGCGGCACCCCGGCCACCCCGCCGACGACGCCTCCCACCACCCCGCCCACGACGCCTCCCACCGCCCCGCCCACGACGCCTCCCACCACGCCGCCGACGACTCCACCGGCTCCTCCTGGTGGCTGCACGGCCTCGTACAAGATCACCGGCACCTGGAGCGGCGGCTTCCAGGGCGAGGTGACAGTCACCAACACCGGGACGAATCCGACCTCCGCCTGGTCCGTCGGCTGGACCTTCACCGCCGGCCAGAGCGTGACCCAGCTGTGGGGCGGCGCCCACACGCAGACCGGCACCGCGGTCAGCGTGCGCAACGCCTCCTGGAACGGCGCCCTGGCCGCGGGCGCGAGCACCACCTTCGGCTTCCTCGGAAGCCTCAGCGGCAGCACCAACCCCGTCCCCTCCCCGGTCACCTGCGCTCCGGCGTAG
- a CDS encoding glycoside hydrolase family 48 protein produces the protein MAVTGAAVLGAGAALVAGAPALAAPGCTVVYKVQSQWSGGFTGDIAITNTGDPVSSWKLEYAFPDASQKVTQGWSGVYSQSGQNVTVNNAAWNGNLGTNGTVSTGFNGTFGSANPVPTAFSLNGTRCNGAVNAPTVEITSPAANIRYTAPASIPITATPGGTVAKVEFYHDGLLLNTDTAAPYTYTWTGVPAQAAAYHLQAIAYDAAGNKSNTADVPVFVDAATTPSIVTDSTFVTVPTGGTGTFKVSLSKAPTANVTVAVARSAGSTAVSAAPASLTFTPSNWSTGQTVTITATSAAAVGATATFGATATGHTAASVNAQVVRVGAPDTRFTQMYNDIKNPANGYFSPDGVPYHSIETLIDEAPDHGHETTSEAFSYWLWLEAEYGHTSGDWAPFNSAWATMEKYIIPSHADQPTNDKYDASKPATYAAEYPLPSQYPSQLDPSVSVGNDPLASELKSAYGTSDIYGMHWLMDVDNVYGFGRCGDGTTKNVLINTFQRGPQESTFETVPQPSCDTFKHGGPNGFLDLFTKDSSYAKQWKYTNAPDADSRAVQAAYWAYTWATEQGKQSQLASAVTNAAKMGDYLRYSFYDKYFKQPGCASTSCAAGNGKNSSNNLMSWYYAWGGATDTNAGWAWRIGSSTSHFGYQNPMAAYVLSNVSAFAPKSPTAKADWQASLNRQLEFYQWLQSSEGAIAGGATNSWNGSYQARPAGTPTFYGLAYVEAPVYEDPPSNRWFGMQTWSLERLAEYYYLTNDAKAKSVLDKWVPWALANSDITATDFSIPSDMEWTGAPATWNPSSPAANTNLHVTVTSKGQDLGVAGSFAKLLTYYAAKSGNAAAKTAAKNLLDAIWTKKDAKGVSVTETRADYNRMDDTYNASTGQGIYIPPGWTGKMPNGDVIKPGVSFLDIRSFYKNDPDYPKLDAYLKGGPAPTFNYHRFWAQVDVATGYADFARLFPNG, from the coding sequence CTGGCCGTCACCGGCGCCGCCGTCCTCGGCGCCGGCGCGGCACTCGTGGCCGGCGCCCCGGCGCTCGCCGCTCCCGGCTGCACCGTGGTCTACAAGGTGCAGAGCCAGTGGAGCGGCGGGTTCACCGGCGACATCGCCATCACCAACACCGGCGACCCGGTCAGCTCCTGGAAGCTGGAATACGCCTTCCCCGACGCATCGCAGAAGGTGACCCAGGGCTGGAGCGGCGTCTACTCGCAGAGCGGGCAGAACGTCACCGTCAACAACGCGGCCTGGAACGGCAACCTGGGCACCAACGGGACGGTGAGCACCGGATTCAACGGCACGTTCGGCTCGGCCAACCCGGTGCCGACCGCGTTCTCGCTCAACGGCACCCGCTGCAACGGCGCCGTCAACGCGCCCACGGTCGAGATCACCAGCCCGGCCGCCAATATCCGCTACACGGCACCGGCCTCGATCCCGATCACGGCCACGCCCGGCGGGACCGTGGCCAAGGTCGAGTTCTACCACGACGGCCTGCTGCTCAACACCGACACGGCCGCGCCCTACACGTACACCTGGACCGGTGTCCCGGCCCAGGCCGCGGCCTACCACCTGCAGGCGATCGCGTACGACGCGGCGGGCAACAAGAGCAACACCGCCGACGTGCCGGTCTTCGTCGACGCCGCCACCACCCCGTCGATCGTCACGGACTCCACCTTCGTGACGGTTCCGACCGGTGGCACCGGCACCTTCAAGGTGTCGCTGTCGAAAGCGCCCACGGCCAACGTGACGGTCGCGGTCGCCCGCAGCGCCGGCTCCACCGCGGTCTCGGCCGCCCCGGCTTCGCTCACCTTCACCCCGTCGAACTGGAGCACCGGCCAGACCGTCACGATCACGGCGACCAGTGCGGCGGCGGTCGGCGCGACGGCCACCTTCGGCGCCACCGCGACCGGGCACACCGCGGCCTCGGTCAACGCCCAGGTCGTCCGGGTGGGAGCGCCGGACACCCGGTTCACCCAGATGTACAACGACATCAAGAACCCGGCCAACGGCTACTTCAGCCCGGACGGTGTGCCGTACCACTCGATCGAGACCCTGATCGACGAGGCGCCCGACCACGGCCACGAGACCACCTCCGAGGCGTTCAGCTACTGGCTGTGGCTGGAGGCGGAGTACGGGCACACCTCGGGTGACTGGGCGCCGTTCAACAGCGCCTGGGCGACGATGGAGAAGTACATCATCCCGTCGCACGCCGACCAGCCCACCAACGACAAGTACGACGCGTCCAAGCCGGCGACCTACGCGGCGGAATACCCGCTGCCGTCGCAGTACCCGTCGCAGCTCGACCCGAGCGTCTCGGTGGGTAACGACCCGCTGGCCTCGGAGCTGAAGAGCGCGTACGGCACCTCCGACATCTACGGCATGCACTGGCTGATGGACGTGGACAACGTCTACGGTTTCGGCCGGTGCGGTGACGGCACCACGAAGAACGTCCTCATCAACACCTTCCAGCGCGGCCCGCAGGAGTCGACGTTCGAGACCGTGCCCCAGCCCAGCTGCGACACGTTCAAGCACGGTGGCCCCAACGGCTTCCTCGACCTGTTCACCAAGGACTCCAGCTACGCCAAGCAGTGGAAGTACACCAACGCGCCGGACGCGGACTCGCGCGCGGTGCAGGCGGCGTACTGGGCGTACACCTGGGCCACCGAGCAGGGCAAGCAGTCGCAGCTGGCGTCGGCCGTGACCAACGCGGCCAAGATGGGCGACTACCTGCGCTACTCCTTCTACGACAAGTACTTCAAGCAGCCGGGCTGCGCGTCGACCTCGTGCGCGGCGGGCAACGGCAAGAACTCCTCCAACAACTTGATGTCCTGGTACTACGCCTGGGGTGGCGCGACCGACACCAACGCCGGCTGGGCGTGGCGGATCGGCTCGAGCACCAGCCACTTCGGCTACCAGAACCCCATGGCCGCGTACGTGCTCTCCAACGTGAGCGCCTTCGCCCCGAAGTCGCCCACGGCCAAGGCCGACTGGCAGGCCAGCCTCAACCGGCAGCTCGAGTTCTACCAGTGGCTGCAGTCGTCCGAGGGCGCGATCGCCGGCGGCGCGACGAACAGCTGGAACGGCAGCTACCAGGCCCGCCCGGCCGGCACGCCGACGTTCTACGGCCTCGCGTACGTGGAGGCCCCGGTCTACGAGGACCCGCCGTCGAACCGCTGGTTCGGCATGCAGACCTGGTCGCTGGAGCGGTTGGCCGAGTACTACTACCTGACCAACGACGCCAAGGCCAAGTCGGTGCTCGACAAGTGGGTTCCGTGGGCGCTGGCCAACAGCGACATCACGGCCACCGACTTCTCGATCCCGTCGGACATGGAGTGGACGGGTGCCCCGGCCACGTGGAACCCGTCGTCGCCCGCGGCCAACACCAACCTGCACGTCACCGTGACGAGCAAGGGTCAGGACCTCGGCGTGGCGGGCTCGTTCGCCAAGCTGCTGACCTACTACGCGGCCAAGTCGGGCAACGCGGCGGCCAAGACCGCGGCGAAGAACCTGCTCGACGCGATCTGGACGAAGAAGGATGCCAAGGGCGTGTCGGTCACCGAGACCCGCGCCGACTACAACCGGATGGACGACACCTACAACGCGTCCACCGGCCAGGGCATCTACATCCCGCCGGGCTGGACCGGCAAGATGCCGAACGGCGACGTCATCAAGCCGGGAGTGTCCTTCCTGGACATCCGGTCCTTCTACAAGAACGACCCGGACTACCCGAAGCTCGACGCGTACCTCAAGGGTGGACCGGCGCCGACGTTCAACTACCACCGTTTCTGGGCCCAGGTCGATGTGGCCACCGGCTACGCCGACTTCGCCCGGCTCTTCCCCAACGGTTAG
- a CDS encoding lytic polysaccharide monooxygenase auxiliary activity family 9 protein, with the protein MRKKLLMYAMAGLLAAGVGAVVSPVAAQAHGAIMVPGSRTWLCYKDGRNPSTGAIEPKNAACAAAVAQSGTTSLYNWFAVLRSDGAGRMAGFIPDGQLCSGGTGGPYNFTGFNLPRNDFPVTHLTAGRQIGIQYNNWAKHPGTFRLYITKDSWSPTRALAWSDLESAPFDSVTNPPSNGGPGTDDGHYYWNATLPSNKSGRHIIYSVWQRSDSNETFYGCSDVTFDGGNGEVTGIGGGSTPPPTTPPPTTPPPTTPPPTTPPPTTPPPTTPPPGNSNCYAMFNISSTWNGGFQAEVMVHADTAAINNWTVSWTWPGSQTLTQAWNGTASSSGSLVSVKNVSYNGTVGAGKYVTFGLLGNGTPPASVNNLACSTT; encoded by the coding sequence ATGCGAAAAAAGCTGTTGATGTACGCCATGGCGGGGTTGCTCGCCGCGGGTGTCGGCGCGGTCGTGTCGCCGGTCGCCGCTCAGGCACACGGCGCGATCATGGTGCCGGGCAGCCGTACCTGGCTCTGCTACAAGGACGGCCGCAACCCCAGCACGGGCGCGATCGAACCCAAGAACGCGGCCTGCGCGGCCGCGGTCGCGCAGAGCGGGACGACCTCGCTCTACAACTGGTTCGCGGTGCTCCGCTCGGACGGCGCGGGCCGGATGGCCGGGTTCATCCCCGACGGCCAGCTCTGCTCGGGCGGCACCGGTGGCCCGTACAACTTCACGGGTTTCAACCTGCCCCGTAACGACTTCCCGGTCACGCACCTGACGGCCGGCCGGCAGATCGGCATCCAGTACAACAACTGGGCCAAGCACCCCGGCACGTTCCGTCTCTACATCACCAAGGACAGCTGGAGCCCGACCCGGGCCCTGGCCTGGAGCGACCTGGAGTCGGCGCCGTTCGACTCGGTGACCAACCCGCCCTCCAACGGCGGCCCCGGCACCGACGACGGCCACTACTACTGGAACGCGACGCTGCCGTCGAACAAGAGCGGCCGCCACATCATCTACTCGGTGTGGCAGCGCTCCGACAGCAACGAGACGTTCTACGGCTGCTCCGACGTCACGTTCGACGGCGGCAACGGCGAGGTCACCGGAATCGGCGGCGGCTCCACGCCTCCGCCGACCACGCCGCCGCCCACGACGCCGCCGCCGACCACCCCGCCGCCGACCACTCCGCCCCCGACGACGCCGCCGCCCACGACCCCACCGCCGGGCAACTCCAACTGCTACGCGATGTTCAACATCTCGAGCACGTGGAACGGCGGCTTCCAGGCCGAGGTGATGGTGCACGCCGACACCGCGGCGATCAACAACTGGACGGTGTCCTGGACCTGGCCGGGCTCACAGACCCTGACCCAGGCCTGGAACGGCACGGCCAGCAGCAGTGGCTCACTGGTATCGGTCAAGAACGTGAGCTACAACGGCACGGTCGGAGCCGGCAAGTACGTCACCTTCGGCCTGCTGGGCAACGGCACACCACCCGCGTCGGTGAACAACCTCGCCTGCTCGACAACCTGA
- a CDS encoding TetR/AcrR family transcriptional regulator, producing MRADARRNVEGIRRAALDVFRAGGLTTPLDEVARAAGVSKGTIYHRFGSRTGLIDAVVDELVAARIHAVIDAVDALDGPLLRFEQYLLRTWLLQYDEPAANDVLMRTLPDSEPLTCLFERACHFGTQLLTDAQTAGVVRADITPADLTYLILERGVIVRSCSRQTRADYHRRLDFILRGLRTHR from the coding sequence ATGAGAGCAGACGCGCGGCGCAACGTCGAGGGCATCCGCCGGGCCGCCCTCGACGTGTTCCGCGCCGGCGGCCTGACCACCCCGCTGGACGAGGTGGCCCGGGCCGCCGGCGTCAGCAAGGGCACGATCTACCACCGCTTCGGCAGCCGTACGGGCCTGATCGACGCGGTGGTCGACGAGCTGGTGGCCGCCCGCATCCACGCCGTCATCGACGCCGTCGACGCCCTCGACGGCCCGCTGCTCCGCTTCGAGCAGTACCTGCTGCGCACGTGGCTGCTGCAGTACGACGAGCCCGCCGCCAACGACGTGCTGATGCGCACCCTCCCCGACTCCGAACCCCTGACGTGCCTGTTCGAGCGGGCCTGCCACTTCGGCACCCAGCTGCTGACCGACGCCCAGACCGCCGGCGTGGTCCGCGCCGACATCACCCCCGCCGACCTGACGTACCTGATCCTCGAACGCGGCGTCATAGTCCGCTCCTGCAGCCGGCAAACCCGCGCCGACTACCACCGCCGCCTCGACTTCATCCTCCGCGGCCTCCGCACCCATCGATGA
- a CDS encoding DsbA family oxidoreductase, giving the protein MSASVFGPAAEPIVVDVWSDVVCPFCYLGNAVLKEAVEQFPHGSSVQVRYHSFQLNPEFPAGQAVLADEYLEQRFGAGNPQLAASHANLAARGAEAGLDYQFERTMMVNTLDAHRMIHLAKERGQELPMVERLFRAEFTEGLDLGDHEVLAGLAVELGLDRDDALEALKTKAYEKDIRADLAQARRLGISGVPFFVFDNKRAVSGAQPVEMFRKALDVTWQDRAASGA; this is encoded by the coding sequence ATGAGCGCCAGCGTCTTCGGCCCGGCCGCCGAGCCGATCGTCGTCGACGTCTGGTCCGACGTCGTCTGCCCGTTCTGCTACCTCGGCAACGCCGTGCTCAAGGAAGCCGTCGAGCAGTTCCCGCACGGCTCCTCGGTGCAGGTCCGCTACCATAGCTTCCAGCTCAACCCGGAGTTCCCGGCCGGTCAGGCCGTCCTGGCCGACGAATACCTGGAGCAGCGGTTCGGCGCGGGTAACCCGCAGCTCGCGGCCTCGCACGCCAACCTGGCCGCCCGCGGCGCCGAGGCCGGCCTCGACTACCAGTTCGAGCGCACCATGATGGTCAACACCCTGGACGCGCACCGGATGATCCACCTGGCCAAGGAGCGCGGCCAGGAACTGCCGATGGTCGAACGCCTCTTCCGGGCCGAGTTCACCGAAGGCCTCGACCTGGGCGACCACGAGGTGCTGGCCGGCCTGGCCGTCGAGCTGGGCCTCGACCGCGACGACGCCCTCGAGGCGCTCAAGACCAAGGCGTACGAGAAGGACATCCGGGCCGACCTCGCCCAGGCCCGCCGGCTCGGCATCAGCGGCGTGCCGTTCTTCGTCTTCGACAACAAGCGGGCCGTCTCGGGCGCCCAGCCCGTCGAGATGTTCCGCAAGGCACTGGACGTGACGTGGCAGGACCGGGCAGCCTCCGGAGCATGA
- a CDS encoding SGNH/GDSL hydrolase family protein: protein MPTRRELLALTSGAAVTAATGLSAPAAASAQQGDDDWTVPGWIATWAAAPTTVPPNPPSAPTVLANQTVRHVVHCSAGGDELRIRITNEFGQGPLRLGAVRVALRQGDGASSAIVPGSDRRVTFGNRAEVTIPAGSPLLSDPVRLRVPPGSDLAISLYLPARTPATTLAAFAFQDNVIADGDVTAARTVTPVATIGQYLFLSGVAVRDRGAAIVTLGDSITNGANTQNNLNHRWPDLLGARLRAAGLRRGIANVGISGNRLLHDPNPAPGSDAESFAAYFGHSALRRFDRDVIAQPGAEYLIVLLGVNDLGHPGTVAPASEVVSADDLIGGHRQLIARAHAAGIVALGGTILPFKGDTLGFYTEANERKREVLNRWIRSGGEYDGVIDFDRAMGDPADPQRLNPAYDSGDHLHPNDDGMAAMAAAVPLRVFK from the coding sequence ATGCCCACCCGTCGCGAATTACTCGCCCTCACCTCCGGCGCGGCGGTCACCGCCGCCACCGGCCTTTCCGCTCCCGCCGCCGCGTCCGCCCAGCAAGGCGACGACGACTGGACCGTCCCCGGGTGGATCGCCACCTGGGCCGCCGCCCCCACCACCGTCCCGCCCAACCCGCCCAGCGCCCCCACCGTGCTGGCCAACCAGACCGTCCGGCACGTCGTGCACTGCAGCGCCGGTGGCGACGAGCTCCGGATCCGGATCACCAACGAGTTCGGTCAGGGCCCGCTGCGCCTGGGCGCGGTCCGGGTCGCGCTGCGCCAAGGCGACGGGGCGAGCTCGGCGATCGTGCCCGGCTCCGACCGCCGGGTCACCTTCGGCAACCGGGCCGAGGTGACCATCCCAGCCGGTTCGCCGCTGCTCAGCGACCCCGTCCGGCTGCGGGTGCCGCCCGGCAGCGACCTGGCGATCAGCCTCTACCTGCCCGCCCGCACGCCCGCGACGACGCTGGCCGCGTTCGCGTTCCAGGACAACGTGATCGCCGACGGCGACGTCACCGCCGCCCGGACGGTGACCCCGGTCGCCACGATCGGGCAGTACCTCTTCCTGTCCGGCGTCGCCGTGCGTGACCGGGGCGCGGCGATCGTCACGCTGGGCGACTCGATCACCAACGGCGCCAACACGCAGAACAACCTGAACCACCGCTGGCCCGACCTGCTCGGCGCCCGGCTGCGCGCGGCCGGGCTGCGCCGCGGGATAGCCAACGTCGGCATCTCGGGCAACCGCCTGCTGCACGACCCCAACCCGGCGCCGGGCAGCGACGCCGAGTCGTTCGCGGCCTACTTCGGGCACAGCGCGCTGCGCCGGTTCGACCGCGACGTGATCGCCCAGCCCGGCGCGGAATACCTGATCGTGCTGCTCGGCGTGAACGACCTGGGTCACCCGGGCACCGTCGCACCGGCGTCCGAAGTGGTCAGCGCGGACGACCTGATCGGTGGGCACCGGCAGCTCATCGCCCGCGCGCACGCGGCCGGGATCGTCGCCCTGGGCGGCACGATCCTGCCGTTCAAAGGCGACACGCTCGGCTTCTACACCGAGGCCAACGAGCGCAAGCGCGAGGTGCTCAACCGCTGGATCCGCTCGGGCGGCGAGTACGACGGCGTGATCGACTTCGACCGCGCGATGGGCGACCCGGCCGACCCGCAACGCCTCAACCCCGCGTACGACAGTGGTGATCACCTGCATCCCAACGACGACGGCATGGCCGCCATGGCCGCCGCCGTGCCGCTGAGGGTGTTCAAGTGA